The genomic stretch CGGTCACGGGTGAAATGTCGCGCTCGGGAAGGGACCGCGCGGGCATCTCGACCGGCGGCTGCGCCTCGATGGTGCCGGCGATCCGCCTGATCCCCTCCTCGAACTTGTGGGCGCGGCCCACAAGCGCCTCGCGCATGCCGATGATTTGAAACTCCAAGACGAGCGCTCCGATGCCAAGAACCAGGATCAGAACAATCAACACCCTCAGGACTTTTCCCATAGCTGCCTCACGTTTCTGTAATCACCACATGTCGAGTCGTTTTTAAAGGTAGCGCAAAACCCCTCGTTCATGCAACAAAAAAAAGGGGGGCCGATAAATCAGATTGACCCTCGCGGCTGTTTTAGTGTAAAAAGGGGCACTTATGAATGCGTTCGTGCGTACATCTGTGGGCTGCCTGGGCGCAGTCGCTGGCGTGGCGGCGCTGCTGGCGCTCCGGGCGTCCGCGCAGACCGGCGACCCCGCCAAAGAGGCGTTCATCGCTGAGGAGACGCAGTATATCCGGCAGTTGCAGGATGATCTGCGGATGCCCGATTTTGCCGCGCGGGTGATCGAGGACCTCAAGAAGCGGTATCCGGATGCGGCGATCACGCTGCGCGTCTTGGAATTGCGCGGCATGCTCGCGCAAGGCGCTTTCGAGAAGGTTCGGGATCTGATCGCCCGCCACCCCAACCCGGACGGTGCCGAGGCGTGGGTGATGAAACTGGCGCTGGCCGATGGCTACTACGCTTACGGAAGCAGCCAAGAGGCCTTTGCGCTCTACAATGGGTTCTTTAAGCTGTTCCCGCAGCCCACGCCGGAGATGGAGTCATTCTACATCGAGGCCGCCTATAAATTCCCGCAAATGCTGCTGGCGACGCGGCTGGAAAAACAGGCGCTCGACGCCTACCGGCGACTGTTGAAGGTGAAGCTGCCCGCTCCGGCGCTGCGTCAGGTGCAGGCCGACACCGCCGAATTGTGCGTCAAGGTGGCCGAAGGCGAGACCGTCAAAAGCGCGAGGGACGCGCTCCTCGCCGAAGCCGACAAGCTGGCGAGCCAGCTGCTGTGGGATCAGGATATGTGGTTCGGCAAGGCGATCGTCATCAAGGCGCACAGCCTGGTCCTGAAGGGTGAGACCTCGCGGGCGCAGTCGTTGATCGATGATCACCGGGGCGTGCTGCAGCAGATCCACGATGCGTTGGTCGCCCAGGAGCGGGACGAGGGGGTCACCGGCCTCGTGCGGCTGAGCCCCATGGCCCAGTGCCGCTTTCTGCTGGCCGTCATGCTTCATGATGAGGCGATGAAAATCGCCAAGGACCCCGCTGGCGACAACGAGCTGATCAAAAACCTGCTGCTCGGGGAGCGCGGCCCCGACGGCAAGCGCAAACCCAATGGCGCTTATCAGCACGTGGTCAACGTCATCGGCCTTTTTCCCGACAGCCAATGGGCGATGGAGGCGGGCGAACGCGAGCAGCGGATACGCGCCTTCATCCTCGATCGCTTCCAAGTGGAGCTCCAGCCCGTGTTCACGGACGAGGTTCGTGACCGGATGCAGCGGAAGCAGTTTCAGGAGGCCCGTCAGCTCTTCGCCAACAACCAGTTTGCGGCGAGCATTCCGGTGTTTCTGGTGGTTTTGAACCACTTCCCCGAAACGGCCGAATCGGTGACCGCTCTGGGCGAGCTGGCCAAAGCCTGCCTCGCCGAACGGGGCGAGGATGGCTACCATGAACTCCTTGCGGGGACGATTGCCGCGCATCTGGCCGAGCGGTTCTGCCGGTCGCCGTATGCCCTGGACGCTGGCGGCGAGGTGCTGCGGCTGGCGGAGCTGATGGGCGAGAAAAGGCTCCAGACCTACGAGCTTTTCTTCCGGAATTTTACCAGCCACCCCGAGGCGCCCCTGAAGCTGATGATTCTCGGCGGGCAGGCTGCAGAAAGCGGAAACGCGGCCGGGGCGCTGGCCTATTACGACCGTCTGATTGCGGCCTACCCGGGATCGGCCTACTACGGTGAAACGCTGAGCCGGATCGCTCTCCTCCATAACCAGCGTCAAAACTATACCAACGAGATTGCCGCCCTCGACGCCTATCTGGCCTATCTGCTGCAGTCGGACAAGCCCGGTCTGGCCATCACAGCGACGCGCGCCCGCAGCGCGCAGGCCACCCGCGCGATCGCGCTGGCGCGCGTGCAGGCCGCCACAAACGATATCGAGCGCGTCGCGGGGTCGGAGGCGTTGATCCGGGCGGCCCTGCTGTTCAACCAGGTTCTGAAGGACCTCGCCGAGATCCCCGCCACCGTCGCCATCGACACGAACCAGGCGTTTCTGATCCGCCAGCAGGCTGTCCTGCAGAAGGCCGCCTGCCTGGCCCAGGTCGTCGCGCCCGCCGAAACCGTGGCCAAGCTCAGGCCCCAGGTGATCGAGACCTATCTGGGCTTTGTCAAGGAGTTCCCTCAGTCGCAGTACGCGCCCCATGCCCTGATCCGGGCCGGCACGATGTATACCGTCCTCAAAGAGACCGGACAGGCGCAGGCGATCTTTGCCCGGTTGCGCCAGGAGTACCCCGCTTCAGAGGAGGCCCGCAGTTCCGTGCCGATGCTCGCCGCCAGCCTGATGGAGATGGGGCTGCGCAGCGAGGCGGTCGCCAAATACAAGGAGATGTTCGCGGGTCCGGGCGCCGATGCCTACCCCGATTACCAGATTCTCGCGGCGGCGCGTGCGCTGGTGGATGCGGGCGAACACGACAACGCCCTGCAGGGGTTTGTCCGGGTGATCGCCCTGACGAAAGAGCCCGCGATGCGGACCCAAGCCCTCCTGGGCCGAACTCAGGCGCTCGTGGGCATGAAGAAATACGCCGAGGCGCTCGCGGAACTCGACTCGTTTATCGCGATGTACACCAATTCGGTCCTCATGGTCGACGCCTCCCTGCTGCTCGCCGACGCCGCCAGCGCCGAGGGTGAAACCGAGAAGGACAATGCCCGGCGGCAGCAGCTGTTCTCCCGCGCCATCGAGGCGTTTAAGGTCGTCCGCAGCTACCGCAAGGAGAACAAGGACGTGATGGCGCTCGACATCCAGGTCGGCCGGACGATGATGCGCAAGATGAACGCCGAGAAGGCCCTGGGCCTCGACGATCAGGCCGGCATCAGCCGCGGCCAGGCGATTGTGGCGTTCAAGCAACTCATCTACGCGACCCCGCCCGGAAGCGCCGCGTCCGACCCCTTCATCGAACAGGCCTACCTGTTGAGCATCCCGCTCGAGTTGGAGCACAAGAAGTTTCAGGGCGCCGCCGAGGCGTGCGAGGAGTACCTCGCCGCGTTTTCCGGCAGCCCCAACGCGGCCCAGGTCCGGACGTGGCTGAATCAGGCGAACATCGAGCTGGCGTCCCGCAAATAAGCGAGTGGATTCAAGGAGTGCAAACATGAAACGGATCAAACTGCATCGCTGCGCGTGGATGATCACCCTATGCGCCGTGTTGGTGGCGGCCCCGGCGGCCCGGGCGCAGATTCAGGGGACGCTCACGCTGAAAAGCGGTCCGCGGACCGGACTGTTGCGCTGGCAGGGCGGAACGAAGTCCTACGTGCTCTCAGACAGGGGGATTGACGTCACCATCGCTCTGGCCGATGTGGTGAAACTGTCGGTCGTCAGACCCCGGGATCTGGATCCGGCGATCAAGGCCGTCCAGGCGAACACCGGCGCGGCGGCCATCCCGACGCTGACCAAGATCGCCTCAGACTATTTCATGCTGCAGCACGACGAGGAGGCGACCCGCTGGCTCGCCGAGGCCTACCTGCAGGCGAACAACGGCGCCGATGCGATCCGGGCGATTGAGCGGATCACCGCCGTCCGCCCGGAGGCCGCGTATCTCGGCGATCTGGCCACGGTCTACTGGCGCGCGCTGCTCCGCGAGAACCGCGCGGCGAAACTGGAAGACATGCTCGAACAGGCCGTGAAAAGCGGCAATCGCCTGGCCTCGGCGACCGCGCTCATCCTCCGCGGCGACCTGATCCTGAAGGTCGGCGACACCCAGGAGCACCACATCCGGGCGCTGAAGGATGGCTACCTGCGGGTGGTCACGCTCTACCGGAACATCAGGGAGGTTCAGCCGGAAGCGAACTACAAGGCCGCCAAGAGCCTGGAGAAGCTGGGCATGACCGCCCGTGCGCAGGAGCGCCGCGAGACGATCCGCAAGGAGTTTCCGGGCAGCGAATGGGCTGGCAAACCCTGAACGGGAGAGGCTCTTGCAAAACCCCTCTGGGGTGTTTGCAAGCGCCTCGGGAGATAGGCACTGTTGAGAGCGCTGGGCGGGGGGCGCCCGGCACGGGACGCAAGGGTAACAACGCGAAGTCGGTGTAAGACCGAACGACGAAAGGCGAGAGGATACCATGAAGAAATTAGTGATGAGTGCGGTGATGCTTGCGACGCTGCTGGGCGCTCCGGCGCTGCTGGCCCAAGAAGCCGCGGCACCGGGCGCGGCGGCAGGAGCGGCGGTGGAAGCGGCAGCACCGGGGCTGGACAGCACGCTGATCGTCGATGCCGAGAGCGGCGCGCCGGTCTCCGCTCAGAGAAAGCGAAGCGCCACCAGTTTCTATGACGTCATGACAGGATCGGGACCCATCGGCTTCCTGCTGTGGATGGCTCTGTTCGGGAGCGGCGCAGCCGCCATCTACTTCATCGTGGACTGCTCGATCCTCGTGCGTCCCGCGAAGATGTTGCCCGGCACGTTGATCGACCAGGTCAAAAGCGCCATGGCCGAGGGGGATGTCCTCAAGGCGCTGAAAGCCTGCGAGAGCGAGCCCAGCTCGATGGCCAACATTCTGTCGGCCGGTTTTTCGCACGTGGAGGAGGGTTACGACATCATCCAGGAGAGCGTCGGCACGGCGGCCGACCTCGAGACAGAACGGCTGATGCAGCGCCTCACCTGGATCTCGGTCTGCGCCAACCTCGCGCCGATGCTCGGGCTCCTCGGCACCGTGCAAGGTATGATCATGGCCTTCGGCAATATCGCCACGGCGGCCCCTGATGTCGGCGCGCTGGCCCTCGCCATTGCCCAGGCCCTGTGGACGACCGCCGGCGGCCTGGTCGTCGCCATCCCGGCCATCACCTTCTACTATGGCATCCGCAACAATGCCAACAAGCTCGTCCTCCGCATGGAGGCCATGACCATGGAGCTGATCAAGGATCTGCGCAACGTCGAGGTCGTGAACGATTGAGGAGCGGACATGGGAAAAGTTAGAAAAGTCCGATCCGCCGGCTGCGATCTGAATATGACGCCGATGATCGACGTCGTGTTTCAGTTGATTATCTTCTTCGTCGTCACGATGAAGCTGACCGAGAACGTGTACGAGGACATCGTCCTGGAGGATGGCCGGCACGGGGCGATCGTCAAGGAGATGCCCCCCCAGACCCTGATCATCGAGTTGGGACGCCGGCTGCCCTTCGTCGGCGGCTACCGCATCTCGATCAACAACGCGCAGATGGACGAGTCCCTGTTGCGGGACATTCTGGTGAAGCGCGTCAACAAATACCGCAACACCAACTTCCCGGTCCTGATCCGGGCCGACCACCGGGTGCCGCACCGCGAGGTCCGGCGCGTCATGTCCGTCTGCACCGAGGCCGGCATCTGGAAGCTGTCGTTTATGGCGATCTACGAGCACACGGGTCAAAAGAAGGGAGGCGGGGGATGAAAGTCAGAAGAAAACGACGGATCACCAACGACCAGCCCCAGCTTGAAATGACGCCGATGATCGACGTCGTGTTCCAGTTGCTGATTTTCTTCATCGTTACGATCAAGCAGGAGGATATCTACTCCATGCTCGCCGCCGCTGCGCCGGCGGCGGATCCAGATGCCTCGCCCACCACTCCCCCCACGGTGCTGAACATCGAGATCAACAAGACGGGCTTTATCTTCCGCGGCACGCCCGTTTCCAAGGCGCTTCTGGAGCGCCGGCTGGCCAGCATCGCCGAATATGACAAGAAGGTCAGCGTGGTGCTCCGCTGCACCGGCGACTCGCCCCATAAATTCTTAGTGCAAACGTTGGATATTTGTCATAAACTGGAACTGACGAACCTGGCGATCTTTAGCATGTGAACCCGAACGGGGCTCGGGCTGGTGCGTGACGGGAGGTGGGTTATGAACGATCCGATTGCAGAAGCGATTCTCGCCAAGGAGGATCAGGCGCTCAAGGAGCTCAGCGAGCTGTTTCACGAGGATGGCTATTTCACCCGGATCAAGAAAATGATCAACGGGTTTGGCTGCCCCCGCGATAGCCGGGAGTTCAAGTCGGCGCGCATCGAGGCTCAGCGCCTCGCGGCGCCGGCCTGTGCCGTGATGATTCCGCTCGTCTCGGTCATCCTTCTGGCCGTCCTCGCGACAGGCAAGATCAGCAACACCTACGAGGTTCAGGTGGAGATTCTCGAGACCCAGGAGGTCCCGGAACTGAAGAAGGAAGATCTGGTCGAGCCGGAACCCGTCGAGACCGATATCCACATCGACACCGATGTGACCGTCCCGATCGACACGCCGGTGGCGACCACCACGGAGCCCATCACCCAGCAGCCGACC from Lentisphaerota bacterium encodes the following:
- a CDS encoding MotA/TolQ/ExbB proton channel family protein, producing the protein MKKLVMSAVMLATLLGAPALLAQEAAAPGAAAGAAVEAAAPGLDSTLIVDAESGAPVSAQRKRSATSFYDVMTGSGPIGFLLWMALFGSGAAAIYFIVDCSILVRPAKMLPGTLIDQVKSAMAEGDVLKALKACESEPSSMANILSAGFSHVEEGYDIIQESVGTAADLETERLMQRLTWISVCANLAPMLGLLGTVQGMIMAFGNIATAAPDVGALALAIAQALWTTAGGLVVAIPAITFYYGIRNNANKLVLRMEAMTMELIKDLRNVEVVND
- a CDS encoding biopolymer transporter ExbD; the protein is MGKVRKVRSAGCDLNMTPMIDVVFQLIIFFVVTMKLTENVYEDIVLEDGRHGAIVKEMPPQTLIIELGRRLPFVGGYRISINNAQMDESLLRDILVKRVNKYRNTNFPVLIRADHRVPHREVRRVMSVCTEAGIWKLSFMAIYEHTGQKKGGGG